The Mercurialis annua linkage group LG2, ddMerAnnu1.2, whole genome shotgun sequence genome contains a region encoding:
- the LOC126669594 gene encoding uncharacterized transporter C405.03c — protein sequence MGWRYKAGLFLIAAVVIIWVTSAEVTQGIFTDYKQPFAVTFLGASLMVVYLPIAFFKDWIYRILKRRSSNSGIDAGSLDEISDGLNSPLSRKFFEMELQGTLTRKDSEADLSAGEEGKALVPRHKDDLNVLKHVKEVTTRQIAMYGFYIAPIWFVTEYFSNAALANTSVASTTVLSSTSGLFTLFIGVILGQDTLNAAKVAAVFVSMAGVVMTTLGKTWAADDAQLSSSVNDKRSLIGDLFGLLSAVSYGLFTVLLKKFAGEDGENVDVQKLFGYIGLFTLVALWWLIWPLTALGIEPKFTIPHSAKLDEVVLANGFIGSVLSDYFWALCVVWTTPLVATLGMSLTIPLAMLADMVIHGRHYSAIYILGSAQVFAGFVIANLSDWFSRKLGL from the exons aTGGGTTGGAGATATAAAGCTGGTTTGTTCTTGATTGCTGCTGTTGTTATTATATGGGTCACCTCTGCTGAAGTTACCCAG GGTATTTTCACTGACTACAAACAACCATTTGCGGTGACATTTCTTGGAGCTTCGTTGATGGTGGTTTACCTTCCAATAGCATTTTTTAAGGACTGGATATATAGGATACTAAAGCGTCGTTCTTCTAATAGTGGTATTGATGCAGGCAGCCTAGATGAGATTTCTGATGGATTAAACTCTCCTCTGAGTCGGAAATTTTTTGAGATGGAACTTCAGGGAACTTTGACTAGAAAAGACAGTGAAGCTGACCTTTCGGCTGGAGAAGAGGGGAAGGCTTTGGTTCCGAGACACAAAGATGACTTAAATGTGCTGAAACATGTCAAAGAGGTCACAACTAGACAAATTGCCATGTATGGGTTTTATATAGCCCCAATCTGGTTTGTAACAGAG TATTTTTCAAATGCCGCACTCGCAAATACAAGTGTTGCAAGTACAACAGTTTTGTCATCAACATCGGGACTTTTTACCCTCTTCATTGGGGTGATTTTGGGTCAAGATACCTTAAATGCTGCGAAAGTAGCAGCTGTCTTTGTAAGCATGGCTGGTGTTGTCATGACTACTCTGGGCAAAACTTGGGCTGCAGATGATGCTCAACTAAGCTCTTCAGT CAACGATAAGCGCTCTCTTATTGGAGATCTTTTTGGCCTTCTCTCAGCAGTGTCATATGGACTATTTACAG TGCTTCTTAAAAAGTTTGCTGGCGAGGATGGAGAAAATGTTGACGTTCAAAAGCTGTTCGGATATATAGGCCTGTTCACGCTTGTAGCTCTATGGTGGCTCA tATGGCCATTGACCGCGTTGGGAATAGAACCGAAGTTTACAATTCCCCACTCAGCTAAATTGGATGAAGTTGTTTTAGCAAATGGCTTTATCGGAAGTGTCCTCTCTGATTATTTTTG GGCATTATGTGTTGTATGGACAACTCCACTGGTGGCCACCTTGGGAATGTCACTCACCATTCCCCTAGCTATGTTAGCTGATATGGTAATTCATGGTCGTCACTATTCAGCAATTTACATTCTCGGCTCTGCTCAG GTTTTTGCAGGATTCGTGATAGCTAATCTTTCAGATTGGTTCTCAAGGAAGTTGGGATTATAG